A genomic region of Raphanus sativus cultivar WK10039 chromosome 6, ASM80110v3, whole genome shotgun sequence contains the following coding sequences:
- the LOC108848777 gene encoding glutathione S-transferase T3-like, producing MDPRTPYSQSAGYMGLLQSQEGSLLNDNSPYESYHSGSSQIPLFSSQQSEAPTPPTDSPVQRGKRHKWTPVEDEMLISAWLNTSKDPITSNYQKSGTFWKRVGDSFFEALNGGPGGDTSAHRNYKQRWHKINDLVNKFCGAYAAAERRITSGQHENDVLKGAHDIYFADQGYKFTLEHAWCVLRYEQKWLNLNPTGGSKRKADSETSTTSEGVKAAKAVEEAQTRPEGVKAAKARRSAMGKGKSVADYTAVWEMRKEDLDKKEKLSKFAILDSLIAKSKTTTLTEAEEVAKEKLLAEYF from the coding sequence ATGGATCCAAGGACACCGTATAGCCAGTCTGCTGGTTATATGGGTCTTCTTCAAAGTCAAGAAGGAAGTCTTCTTAATGACAACTCTCCTTATGAGAGTTATCATTCTGGATCTTCGCAGATCCCTCTGTTCAGTTCACAACAAAGCGAGGCTCCAACTCCACCTACAGACAGTCCCGTGCAGCGTGGAAAGAGACATAAATGGACCCCAGTGGAGGACGAGATGCTGATCAGTGCCTGGTTAAACACTTCTAAAGACCCTATTACCAGCAATTACCAAAAGTCGGGGACATTCTGGAAACGAGTAGGGGATAGTTTCTTCGAAGCTCTGAATGGTGGACCTGGCGGTGACACTTCCGCGCATCGGAATTACAAGCAGAGGTGGCACAAAATAAATGATCTTGTCAACAAGTTTTGTGGTGCATATGCTGCTGCGGAGCGCAGAATTACTAGTGGACAGCATGAGAATGATGTTCTGAAGGGGGCCCACGACATATACTTCGCTGATCAGGGGTATAAATTCACACTTGAACATGCGTGGTGCGTGTTGAGGTATGAGCAGAAATGGCTTAACCTCAACCCCACTGGAGGTTCAAAGAGGAAGGCAGATTCAGAAACTTCAACCACAAGTGAAGGTGTAAAGGCTGCAAAGGCTGTTGAGGAAGCTCAGACAAGACCTGAAGGCGTAAAGGCTGCAAAAGCAAGACGTAGTGCAATGGGTAAGGGGAAGTCTGTTGCTGACTATACGGCGGTTTGGGAAATGAGGAAGGAAGATTTggacaagaaagaaaaactgTCAAAGTTTGCCATCTTAGACAGTCTGATTGCCAAATCCAAAACCACCACACTCACTGAGGCTGAAGAAGTAGCCAAAGAGAAGCTCCTCGCGGAGTATTTCTAG
- the LOC108810850 gene encoding uncharacterized protein LOC108810850, with amino-acid sequence MSKCNILIFAALLLSFMMTASVARPDRTLQSKDTGTEKNCETNDCLMKSTLDAHLDYIYTQSPPRKLNTVKETETLCETEECLMETTSNAHLDYIYTQKSPPKPKANP; translated from the exons ATGTCAAAGTGTAACATCCTAATCTTCGCAGCCCTTTTACTCAGCTTCATGATGACTGCTTCGGTAGCCCGTCCAGACAGGACTCTCCAAAGCAAAGATACA GGGACAGAGAAGAATTGTGAAACGAATGACTGTTTGATGAAATCGACGTTGGATGCTCATCTTGACTACATCTATACCCAATCACCTCCTCGGAAACTGAATACAGTTAAA GAAACAGAAACACTATGTGAAACAGAGGAATGTTTGATGGAAACAACGTCAAATGCTCACCTGGATTACATTTACACTCAGAAGTCTCCTCCGAAACCTAAAGCCAATccataa
- the LOC108811775 gene encoding putative calcium-transporting ATPase 7, plasma membrane-type has translation MESYLNQNFDVKAKHSSEEVLEKWRNLCGVVKNPKRRFRFTANLSKRYEAAAMRKTNQEKLKIAVLVSKAAFQFISGVSPSDYTVPEDVKAAGYDICADELGSIVESHDVKKLKFHGGVDGLSGKLKACPNAGLSGEPDQLIQRQELFGINKFAESELKSFWIFVWEALHDMTLMILGVCAFFSLIVGIATEGWPQGSHDGLGIVASILLVVFVTATSDYRQSLQFRDLDKEKKKITVQVTRSGFRQKLSIYELLPGDIVHLAIGDQVPADGLFLSGFSVVIDESSLTGESEPVMVNAQNPFLLSGTKVQDGSCKMLVTTVGMRTQWGKLMATLSEGGDDETPLQVKLNGVATIIGKIGLFFAVVTFAVLVQGMFKRKLSLSTHWRWSGDEALELLEYFAIAVTIVVVAVPEGLPLAVTLSLAFAMKKMMNDKALVRHLAACETMGSATTICSDKTGTLTTNHMTVVKSCICMNVQDVAASKGSGVQSDIPEAALKLLQQSIFNNTGGEVVVNKQGKTEILGTPTETAILEFGLSLGGKFQEERQSNKVIKVEPFNSTKKRMGVVIELPEGGRVRAHTKGASEIVLAACQNVINSSGEAVPLDEESIKYLNVTINEFANEALRTLCLAYMDIENGFSADDGIPASGFTCIGIVGIKDPVRPGVRESVELCRRAGIMVRMVTGDNINTAKAIARECGILTDDGIAIEGPVFREKNQEELLELIPKIQVMARSSPMDKHTLVKQLRTTFDEVVAVTGDGTNDAPALHEADIGLAMGIAGTEVAKESADVIILDDNFSTIVTVAKWGRSVYINIQKFVQFQLTVNVVALIVNFSSACLTGSAPLTAVQLLWVNMIMDTLGALALATEPPNNELMKRMPVGRKGNFITNAMWRNILGQAVYQFVIIWLLQAKGKSLFGLVGPDSTLVLNTLIFNCFVFCQVFNEISSREMEEIDVFKGILDNYVFVVVIGITVFFQIIIIEFLGTFASTTPLTFVQWFFSIFVGFLGMPIAAGLKKIEV, from the exons ATGGAGAGTTACTTGAACCAGAATTTTGACGTTAAGGCCAAACATTCGTCGGAGGAAGTGCTCGAGAAATGGCGGAACCTCTGTGGCGTCGTAAAGAATCCAAAACGTCGATTTCGATTCACCGCAAACCTCTCCAAGCGTTACGAAGCTGCCGCCATGCGCAAGACCAATCAG GAGAAACTGAAGATCGCAGTTCTCGTCTCAAAAGCCGCATTCCAATTTATCTCGG GAGTATCTCCAAGTGACTACACCGTGCCTGAAGATGTTAAAGCTGCAGGCTATGACATTTGTGCAGATGAGTTAGGATCAATAGTGGAAAGTCATGATGTGAAGAAGCTCAAGTTTCACGGTGGAGTCGATGGGCTTTCGGGGAAGCTCAAGGCATGCCCCAACGCTGGCCTCTCAGGTGAACCTGATCAGCTCATCCAAAGGCAAGAGCTATTCGGAATCAACAAGTTCGCAGAAAGCGAGCTGAAGAGTTTCTGGATATTCGTCTGGGAAGCCCTTCACGACATGACGCTCATGATTCTAGGTGTCTGCGCTTTCTTCTCCTTGATAGTTGGAATCGCAACCGAAGGATGGCCTCAAGGGTCGCACGATGGTCTCGGCATTGTCGCTAGTATCCTCTTGGTTGTGTTCGTCACAGCAACTAGCGACTACAGACAGTCTTTGCAGTTCAGGGATTTAgacaaagaaaagaagaagatcacGGTTCAGGTTACGCGGAGCGGGTTCAGACAGAAGCTGTCTATATACGAGTTGCTTCCTGGTGATATTGTTCATCTTGCTATCGGAGATCAGGTTCCTGCTGACGGTCTTTTCCTCTCTGGCTTCTCCGTTGTGATCGATGAATCGAGTCTGACCGGAGAGAGCGAGCCTGTCATGGTGAATGCTCAGAACCCTTTCCTTCTCTCCGGAACCAAAGTGCAAGACGGGTCGTGCAAGATGTTGGTTACAACGGTTGGTATGAGAACACAGTGGGGGAAACTGATGGCCACTCTTAGCGAAGGAGGTGATGATGAAACTCCGTTGCAAGTGAAACTCAACGGAGTCGCAACCATCATTGGCAAAATAGGCCTCTTCTTCGCCGTCGTAACGTTTGCGGTTTTGGTGCAAGGAATGTTTAAGAGGAAGCTTTCGTTGAGCACTCACTGGAGGTGGTCGGGAGATGAGGCGTTAGAGCTTCTTGAATACTTCGCCATCGCCGTGACGATTGTTGTTGTTGCGGTTCCTGAAGGTTTGCCTTTGGCTGTGACTCTTAGCCTCGCGTTTGcgatgaagaaaatgatgaatgATAAAGCACTCGTCCGACACTTGGCGGCCTGTGAGACGATGGGGTCCGCAACTACTATTTGCAGTGATAAGACTGGTACCTTAACGACCAATCACATGACCGTTGTGAAGTCTTGCATTTGCATGAATGTTCAAGATGTAGCAGCATCCAAAGGCTCAGGTGTGCAGTCTGACATCCCCGAGGCTGCTTTGAAACTACTCCAACAGTCGATATTTAATAACACCGGAGGCGAGGTCGTTGTGAACAAACAAGGCAAGACGGAGATACTGGGGACGCCAACGGAGACGGCTATATTGGAGTTTGGACTATCTCTCGGAGGTAAGTTCCAAGAAGAGAGACAATCCAACAAAGTCATCAAAGTTGAGCCATTCAACTCCACCAAGAAGAGGATGGGAGTGGTCATCGAGCTACCCGAAGGAGGACGCGTTCGCGCTCACACCAAAGGAGCTTCTGAGATAGTACTAGCTGCTTGCCAAAATGTTATCAACTCAAGCGGTGAAGCTGTTCCGCTTGATGAAGAATCCATCAAGTACTTGAACGTTACGATCAATGAGTTTGCAAACGAAGCTCTTCGCACTCTTTGCCTCGCTTACATGGATATCGAAAACGGGTTCTCGGCGGATGATGGCATCCCGGCTTCAGGGTTTACTTGCATAGGAATCGTTGGCATCAAAGATCCTGTTCGCCCTGGAGTCAGAGAGTCCGTGGAGCTTTGTCGCCGTGCTGGTATTATGGTGAGGATGGTTACGGGAGATAACATCAACACTGCGAAAGCTATTGCTAGAGAATGTGGAATCCTCACTGATGATGGTATAGCCATTGAAGGTCCTGTGTTCAGAGAGAAGAATCAAGAAGAGTTACTTGAACTCATTCCCAAGATTCAG GTGATGGCTCGTTCTTCTCCCATGGACAAACATACACTTGTGAAGCAGTTAAGGACCACTTTTGATGAAGTTGTTGCCGTGACTGGCGACGGGACAAACGATGCACCAGCGCTCCATGAGGCTGACATAGGATTAGCAATGGGCATTGCCGGAACAGAG GTGGCGAAAGAGAGCGCTGATGTCATTATTCTCGACGATAATTTCAGTACTATTGTGACAGTGGCCAAATGGGGGCGTTCGGTTTACATTAACATTCAGAAGTTTGTGCAGTTCCAGCTAACGGTCAATGTTGTTGCCCTCATTGTTAACTTCTCTTCAGCTTGCTTGACTG GAAGTGCTCCTCTAACTGCTGTTCAACTGCTTTGGGTAAACATGATAATGGACACACTTGGAGCTCTTGCTCTAGCTACAGAGCCACCTAACAACGAGCTGATGAAACGTATGCCCGTTGGAAGGAAAGGGAATTTCATTACAAACGCAATGTGGAGGAACATCTTAGGACAAGCTGTGTATCAGTTCGTTATCATTTGGCTTCTACAGGCTAAAGGGAAGTCACTGTTTGGTCTTGTTGGTCCTGATTCTACTCTTGTGTTGAACACACTTATCTTTAACTGTTTCGTCTTCTGTCAG GTCTTCAATGAGATAAGCTCGCGGGAAATGGAAGAGATCGATGTATTCAAAGGCATACTCGACAACTATGTGTTTGTGGTTGTTATCGGTATAACTGTTTTCTTTCAGATCATAATCATTGAGTTCTTGGGGACATTTGCAAGCACCACACCTCTCACATTCGTCCAGTGGTTCTTCAGCATATTTGTTGGCTTCTTAGGAATGCCGATCGCTGCTGGCTTGAAGAAAATAGAAGTGTAA
- the LOC130495844 gene encoding uncharacterized protein LOC130495844 gives MAYGVGADIVDEYVRLAETTARNCMIGSIDCMHWEWKNCPAAWKGMYSRGHEKPTIVLEAVASQDLWIWHAFFGAPGTLNDLNILDRSPVFDEIINGNAPEVNFHVNGREYGLAYYLADGIYPKWATFIQSIRLPQGQKQSLFATTQECVRKDVERAFGVLQARFPIMNEVLTFTLQNFNNKKMSIPLL, from the exons ATGGCGTATGGTGTTGGGGCTGACATCGTTGACGAATATGTCAGACTAGCTGAAACAACTGCAAGAAATT GTATGATTGgaagcatcgactgtatgcattgggagtggaagaatTGTCCGGCCGCTTGGAAAGGAATGTATTCACGAGGACACGAAAAACCAACAATTGTGTTGGAGGCGGTAGCTTCTCAAGACCTCTGGATATGGCACGCATTTTTTGGAGCTCCAGGTACTTTGAACGATCTTAATATTCTTGATCGatcacctgtttttgatgaAATAATTAACGGAAACGCTCCCGAAGTCAATTTCCATGTCAACGGAAGGGAATACGGTTTGGCTTACTATCTTGCCGATGGTATTTATCCGAAATGGGCTACTTTTATTCAATCTATCCGACTCCCACAAGGACAAAAACAGTCTTTATTTGCCACAACGCAAGAATGCGTGCGAAAGGATGTTGAGCGTGCCTTCGGAGTCCTCCAAGCTAGATTTCCGATT ATGAACGAGGTTCTTACCTTCACGCTTCAGAATTTCAACAACAAGAAGATGTCGATCCCACTTTTGTAG
- the LOC108812222 gene encoding DNA (cytosine-5)-methyltransferase 1, with the protein MVRKGAKAGKQKKRPLPESKDSDGGEDVLVSTRNTRPRRAAACTDFKERSVRISEKSATVETKQHQTVEDEIVALHLTAAVADEPRQTRKLTDFVLHDADGAPQPVAMVELGDIFVTGVILPSGECSDKEKARGVRCEGFGRVENWSISGYDDGYPVVWFSTELADYDCVKPATGYKKIYDYFYQKAFASVEVYKKVAKSAGGDSEISLDELLVAVARSMSLESKCFSTDFLVLRNFLISQGEFIYNQLAGLDETAKKDEASFAEIPVLVALRDENSRLDGAAIKMEGRPSNGVLRIDGVPEAAECKAALSSDQEMIDEDQRYAKIMQDEEDRKTMQRPRRNGRAASSSNKGYIKTTEDEIASDYPLPAYYKNFRDETDEYVVAENVEVHIEDLPRRMLHDWALYNSDSRFISLELLPMKPCADIDVTIFGSGLMAEDVGFWFCLDDPDTSSSTSTSAKSKEDGMPVFLSPIKEWMIEFGGSTISISIRTDIAWYRLGSPSKQYAPWFEPVLKTARVTIGIFALLEEQTRMSKLSFEDITKRVSEFQKNHKAYLSSDRLAVNRYLVGHGQIILQMFSEFPKKDIQRCSFVSDLARKRAERHNTRWTIKKKKVLMKENCNPRAGMAPVVSKRKAMQATTTRLINRIWGEFYSNYSPEDPLQAVCAENEEEEVEEVEEEAEIEEDDAEETVPEPVEEVQKSHTPLKEIRGGSGKTETSWDGESTGKTSAGELLYRQALVGGEIVAVGSAVVLEVDGIQAIYFVEYMFESSKHCKMLHGRLLQRGCETVLGNAANERELFLTNECRTELLKEIKGTVSFEIRSRPWGHQFRKENTIADKLDRARAEERKTKDLPTEYFCKSVYSPERGGFFSLPLNDMGCASGSCSSCRIRDDEEKRTGIKLNASKTGFSSDGVDYSVDDYVYVRPENIDGSKEANGRFKSGRNIGLRPFVVCQILEIIVPKESRKASFEVKVRRFYRPEDVSDEKAYASDIRELYYSLDTDVLHPEALEGKCEVWKKNDMPSRREYPISEHIFFCEQIYDPSKGSVNKFPVTIKPKYTSIKDDALLRKKKGKGLVSETDTVTVKPEEVPKETRLATLDIFAGCGGLSQGLEQAGVSATKWAIEYEEPAGQAFRKNHPEATVFVDNCNVILRAIMEKGGDQDECISTKEANELVEKLDEDQKRTLPMPGQVDFINGGPPCQGFSGMNRFNQSSWSKVQCEMILAFLSFADYFRPRYFLLENVRTFVSFNKGQTFQLTLASLLEMGYQVRFGILEAGAYGVSQSRKRAFIWAAAPDEVLPEWPEPMHVFGVPELKISLAKGVHYAAVRSTQYGAPFRPITVRDTIGDLPSVDNGDSNMKKEYKVEPISWFQKEIRGDNKVLTDHICKEMNELNLIRCTKIPKRPGADWRDLPEEKVTLSKGQVVDLIPWCLPNTAKRHNQWKGLFGRLDWEGNFPTSITDPQPMGKVGMCFHPDQDRIITVRECARSQGFPDSYQFEGNIIHRHRQIGNAVPPPLAFALGRKLKEAVKLKKAPKTN; encoded by the exons ATGGTGAGAAAGGGAGCTAAGGCTGGGAAGCAAAAGAAGAGACCTCTTCCAGAGAGCAAAGACTCAGACGGCGGCGAAGACGTCCTCGTCTCCACGAGGAACACGAGGCCGAGGCGCGCTGCGGCGTGCACCGACTTCAAGGAGAGATCCGTTAGGATCTCCGAGAAATCCGCCACCGTTGAGACCAAGCAGCACCAGACCGTGGAGGACGAGATTGTGGCTCTACACTTGACAGCAGCCGTTGCTGATGAGCCTCGTCAAACCAGGAAGCTGACCGATTTCGTTCTACACGACGCTGATGGAGCTCCGCAGCCTGTGGCGATGGTGGAGCTTGGTGACATCTTTGTAACCGGTGTGATCTTACCTTCTGGGGAATGCTCTGACAAGGAGAAGGCTAGAGGCGTGAGGTGTGAAGGTTTTGGACGCGTGGAGAATTGGAGTATCTCTGGGTATGATGATGGCTACCCTGTGGTTTGGTTCTCGACGGAGCTGGCGGATTACGACTGCGTTAAGCCTGCTACGGGTTACAAGAAGATTTATGACTATTTCTATCAGAAGGCGTTTGCTTCGGTTGAGGTTTATAAGAAAGTGGCCAAGTCTGCAGGTGGGGACTCTGAGATTAGTCTGGATGAGTTGCTTGTGGCGGTTGCGAGGTCTATGAGCCTTGAAAGCAAGTGTTTTTCTACTGATTTCTTGGTCCTCAGGAACTTCCTTATATCCCAAGGGGAGTTTATATATAACCAGCTTGCTGGTTTGGATGAGACGGCCAAGAAAGATGAAGCGAGCTTTGCGGAGATTCCTGTACTCGTTGCTCTTAGAGATGAGAATAGTAGACTTGACGGTGCTGCTATAAAGATGGAAGGAAGACCTTCTAATGGGGTTCTGAGGATTGATGGAGTTCCTGAAGCTGCAGAGTGCAAGGCGGCCTTGTCATCTGATCAAGAGATGATTGACGAGGATCAAAGATATGCTAAAATTATGCAAGATGAAGAGGATAGAAAAACTATGCAACGGCCTAGAAGAAACGGCAGGGCAGCTTCTTCTTCAAACAAAGGATACATTAAAACCACTGAAGATGAGATTGCCAGTGATTATCCTCTCCCAGCTTATTACAAGAATTTCAGAGATGAAACCGATGAGTATGTAGTTGCTGAAAACGTTGAGGTTCACATTGAGGACCTGCCTCGCAGGATGCTACACGATTGGGCTCTTTATAACTCTGATTCAAGGTTCATATCTCTGGAGCTTCTCCCGATGAAGCCCTGTGCGGATATTGATGTAACTATCTTTGGATCTGGTTTGATGGCAGAGGACGTTGGGTTTTGGTTTTGTCTAGATGATCCTGATACCTCTAGCTCTACCTCTACCTCTGCCAAGTCAAAGGAAGATGGGATGCCTGTATTCCTAAGTCCAATAAAGGAATGGATGATTGAGTTTGGGGGGTCAACTATCTCGATTTCAATACGGACAGATATTGCCTG GTATCGACTTGGGAGCCCGTCAAAGCAATACGCCCCTTGGTTTGAGCCTGTTTTGAAAACAGCAAGGGTTACGATAGGCATTTTTGCTCTGCTAGAGGAGCAAACTAGAATGTCTAAGCTTTCATTTGAAGATATCACGAAAAGAGTGTCTGAGTTTCAGAAAAACCACAAAGCTTACCTTTCTTCTGATCGCTTGGCTGTTAACAGATATCTAGTCGGCCATGGGCAAATTATTCTGCAGATGTTCTCAGAATTTCCTAAAAAGGATATCCAAAGGTGTTCATTTGTCAGTGATCTTGCAAGGAAAAGGGCGGAAAGGCACAACACTAGGTGGaccatcaagaagaagaaagttttgATGAAAGAGAATTGTAATCCAAGGGCAGGCATGGCACCTGTGGTATCCAAGAGAAAGGCTATGCAAGCAACAACAACTCGTCTGATCAACAGAATTTGGGGAGAGTTTTACTCCAATTACTCTCCTGAGGATCCCTTGCAGGCAGTTTGTGCAGAAAACGAGGAGGAAGAGGTTGAAGAGGTAGAGGAAGAGGCCGAAATTGAAGAAGATGACGCAGAGGAAACTGTACCAGAACCTGTTGAGGAGGTTCAAAAGTCTCATACTCCTTTAAAGGAAATTCGAGGCGGTTCTGGTAAAACGGAAACGAGTTGGGACGGCGAGAGTACAGGAAAAACTTCTGCTGGTGAGCTTCTCTATCGACAAGCTCTCGTTGGAGGGGAAATAGTTGCTGTAGGTAGTGCTGTCGTCTTGGAAGTTGATGGAATTCAGGCCATCTACTTTGTGGAATACATGTTCGAAAGTTCAAAGCACTGCAAAATGCTTCATGGAAGACTCTTACAAAGAGGATGTGAGACTGTTCTGGGCAATGCTGCTAACGAGAGGGAACTATTCCTGACCAATGAATGCAGGACTGAACTTCTTAAGGAGATAAAAGGAACAGTCAGTTTTGAGATTCGATCAAGGCCATGGGGACATCAGTTTAGGAAAGAGAACACCATCGCGGACAAGCTTGACCGGGCGAGAGCAGAGGAACGAAAAACGAAAGACTTGCCTACCGAGTACTTCTGCAAGAGTGTGTATTCACCTGAGAGAGGGGGTTTCTTTAGCCTTCCACTAAACGATATGGGCTGTGCTTCTGGATCCTGTTCTTCATGTAGGATAAGAGACGATGAAGAGAAAAGGACAGGGATCAAACTCAACGCTTCAAAGACTGGGTTTTCGTCTGATGGGGTTGACTATTCCGTTGATGATTATGTCTATGTAAGGCCAGAAAATATAGATGGATCGAAGGAGGCCAATGGGAGGTTTAAGTCTGGTCGAAACATTGGCTTAAGACCCTTCGTTGTTTGTCAAATACTTGAGATCATCGTCCCAAAGGAATCTAGAAAGGCTTCCTTTGAGGTTAAGGTCAGAAGATTTTATAGGCCTGAGGATGTTTCTGACGAGAAGGCCTATGCTTCTGATATCCGAGAG TTGTATTACAGCTTGGACACAGATGTTCTCCATCCAGAGGCTCTAGAGGGAAAATGTGAAGTATGGAAGAAAAATGATATGCCCTCACGCCGTGAGTATCCAATATCAGAGCATATCTTCTTCTGTGAACAGATCTATGACCCGTCCAAAGGTTCTGTGAATAAG TTTCCCGTCACTATTAAGCCGAAGTACACTTCTATTAAGGATGATGCacttttaagaaagaaaaaagggaAGGGGTTAGTGAGTGAAACTGATACTGTGACTGTCAAGCCTGAAGAGGTACCTAAAGAGACGCGTCTTGCTACACTAGATATTTTCGCTGGTTGTGGTGGACTGTCTCAGGGACTTGAACAGGCAG GTGTATCGGCAACAAAGTGGGCGATAGAGTATGAAGAGCCAGCCGGGCAGGCTTTTAGAAAAAACCATCCCGAAGCAACAGTTTTTGTTGACAACTGCAATGTGATTCTTAG GGCTATAATGGAGAAAGGTGGAGATCAAGATGAGTGTATCTCTACTAAAGAAGCTAATGAACTCGTCGAGAAACTTGATGAAGACCAGAAACGTACCCTGCCGATGCCTGGCCAAGTGGATTTCATCAACGGAGGCCCTCCATGCCAG GGATTCTCCGGTATGAATCGGTTCAACCAAAGCTCTTGGAGTAAAGTTCAGTGTGAAATGATACTAGCATTCTTGTCCTTTGCTGACTATTTCCGGCCAAGATATTTTCTTCTGGAGAACGTGAGGACCTTTGTGTCATTCAATAAAGGACAGACGTTCCAACTCACTCTGGCTTCTCTTCTAGAAATGGGTTATCAG GTGAGATTTGGGATCTTGGAGGCAGGTGCATATGGGGTTTCCCAATCTCGCAAAAGAGCGTTTATTTGGGCAGCTGCACCAGATGAAGTTCTTCCAGAATGGCCTGAGCCGATGCATGTCTTTGGTGTTCCAGAGCTGAAAATCTCGCTAGCCAAAGGTGTACATTACGCTGCTGTTCGTAGTACTCAATACGGTGCACCTTTCCGCCCAATCACAGTGAGAGACACAATTGGCGATCTCCCATCAGTAGATAACGGAGATTCCAACATGAAGAAAGAG TACAAAGTTGAACCAATCTCGTGGTTCCAAAAGGAGATAAGAGGAGACAATAAAGTTCTCACTGATCACATCTGCAAAGAAATGAACGAACTAAACCTCATTAGATGTACGAAAATCCCAAAGAGGCCAGGTGCTGATTGGCGTGACCTCCCAGAAGAAAAG GTGACGTTATCAAAAGGGCAAGTGGTAGATTTGATTCCGTGGTGTCTGCCAAACACGGCTAAGCGACACAACCAGTGGAAAGGACTGTTTGGGAGATTAGATTGGGAAGGTAACTTTCCAACATCAATCACTGATCCTCAGCCAATGGGAAAGGTTGGGATGTGCTTCCATCCTGACCAAGACAGGATCATCACTGTCCGTGAATGCGCCCGGTCTCAG GGGTTTCCGGATAGCTATCAGTTTGAAGGGAACATAATACACAGGCATAGGCAGATTGGGAATGCAGTACCTCCACCTTTGGCATTTGCTCTTGGTCGCAAGCTCAAAGAAGCGGTTAAACTCAAGAAGGCCCCCAAAACAAACTAG